Proteins encoded in a region of the Triticum dicoccoides isolate Atlit2015 ecotype Zavitan chromosome 3A, WEW_v2.0, whole genome shotgun sequence genome:
- the LOC119267567 gene encoding leucine-rich repeat receptor-like tyrosine-protein kinase PXC3 has product MNRLSGPIPPALGLAAGLKFLNLSNNALSGSIPDELRGLKELQEVQISANNLTGAIPGWLAGLPGLRVLSAYENALSGPIPPGLGLSSNLQVLNLHSNGLEGSIPSSLFDLGNLQVLILTVNRLNGTIPDSIGRCLGLSNVRIGNNRLAGAIPASIGDATSLTYFEADSNQLSGSIPAQFARCANLTLLNLAYNRLVGEVPDMLGELRNLQELIISGNGLGGEYPRSILRCRNLSKLDLSYNAFRGGLPDTICNGSRLQFLVLDHNEFSGSIPHGIGGCSRLLELQLANNNLSGEIPAEMGKIKSLQIALNLSFNHLSGPLPRELGRLDKLVALDLSSNEISGEIPADMRGMLSLIVVNLSNNRLRGAIPVFGPFQKSAGSSFSGNAKLCGDPLDVDCGPIYGSNYGSDHRKISYRVALAVAGSCVLIFSVVSLVVTLFMWRERQEKEADAKKAEAGEAVVVEARHVMASSVFIESLQQAIDFQTCVQATFKDASALRSGTFSTTYKAVMPSGMVVCVKKLKSVDRAVVHHQAKMIRELERLAHINHPNLVRPIGYVIYEDVALLLQYDMPNGTLLQLLHGSNNCDGDQEKPDWPKLLSIAIGVAEGLAFLHQIATIHLDISSGNVFLDSHYNALLGEVEISKLLDPSKGTASISAVAGTFGYIPPEYAYSMQVTVPGNVYSFGVLLLEILTSKMPVDEEFGEGVDLVKWVHSAPERGETPEQIMDPRLSTVSFAWRRQMLAVLKVAMLCTERAPAKRPKMKKAVEMLQEAKNS; this is encoded by the exons ATGAACAGGCTCTCCGGCCCCATCCCGCCCGCCCTCGGCCTCGCCGCCGGCCTCAAGTTCCTGAACCTCTCCAACAACGCCCTCTCCGGCTCCATCCCCGACGAGCTCAGGGGCCTCAAGGAGCTCCAGGAAGTGCAGATTTCGGCCAACAACCTCACCGGCGCCATCCCCGGCTGGCTCGCCGGCCTCCCCGGCCTCCGCGTGCTCTCCGCTTACGAGAACGCGCTCTCGGGGCCGATCCCGCCGGGGCTCGGGCTCTCGTCCAATCTCCAGGTGCTCAACCTCCACTCCAACGGCCTCGAGGGGAGCATACCGAGCAGCCTCTTCGACCTTGGCAATCTGCAGGTTCTGATCCTCACCGTGAATAGGCTCAACGGCACCATCCCGGATTCAATCGGCCGGTGCCTCGGCCTATCCAACGTGCGCATCGGCAACAATCGCCTCGCGGGCGCCATCCCGGCATCCATTGGCGACGCCACCAGCCTGACCTACTTTGAGGCCGACAGCAACCAGCTGTCCGGCAGCATCCCCGCTCAGTTTGCACGCTGCGCCAACCTGACGCTGCTGAATTTGGCCTACAACCGCCTTGTCGGCGAGGTGCCGGACATGCTTGGGGAGCTGAGAAACCTGCAAGAGCTCATCATCTCCGGCAATGGCCTCGGTGGCGAGTACCCGAGGTCCATTCTGCGGTGCCGGAACTTGAGCAAGCTGGACTTGAGCTACAACGCTTTCCGCGGCGGCTTGCCAGACACCATCTGCAACGGATCCAGGCTGCAGTTTCTTGTGCTCGATCATAACGAGTTCTCGGGCAGCATCCCGCACGGTATCGGTGGCTGCAGCCGGCTTCTCGAGCTGCAGCTTGCCAACAACAACCTGAGTGGTGAGATACCAGCCGAAATGGGCAAGATCAAGAGCTTACAGATTGCGCTGAACCTCAGCTTCAATCACCTTTCAGGGCCGCTGCCCCGTGAGCTTGGGCGGCTCGATAAGCTCGTGGCGCTGGATTTATCTAGCAATGAGATATCTGGTGAGATCCCTGCTGACATGAGAGGGATGCTGAGCTTGATAGTAGTCAACCTGTCAAACAACCGGCTCCGTGGTGCCATACCGGTGTTCGGGCCGTTTCAGAAGAGTGCAGGGTCCAGTTTCTCCGGCAATGCCAAGCTGTGCGGCGACCCGCTGGATGTGGACTGTGGACCGATTTATGGCTCCAATTATGGATCGGACCACAGGAAGATATCTTACAGGGTGGCCCTGGCAGTTGCTGGGTCCTGCGTGCTCATCTTCTCAGTGGTATCATTGGTGGTCACGTTGTTCATGTGGCGTGAGAGGCAGGAGAAGGAGGCCGACGCAAAGAAGGCCGAGGCAGGGGAGGCGGTCGTCGTCGAAGCGAGGCATGTCATGGCTTCAAGTGTGTTCATTGAGAGCTTGCAGCAGGCCATTGATTTCCAGACCTGTGTCCAGGCGACGTTCAAGGACGCCAGTGCACTGAGGAGCGGCACGTTCAGCACGACCTACAAGGCTGTCATGCCATCAGGCATGGTGGTGTGTGTGAAGAAGCTGAAGTCGGTCGACCGCGCGGTCGTCCACCACCAGGCCAAGATGATCCGGGAGCTCGAGCGACTCGCGCACATAAACCATCCCAACCTTGTGCGTCCCATTGGGTATGTCATCTACGAGGATGTTGCGTTGCTGCTGCAGTATGACATGCCGAATGGAACATTGCTTCAGCTGCTGCACGGTTCAAACAACTGTGATGGTGACCAAGAGAAGCCTGACTGGCCAAAGCTGTTGTCAATCGCGATTGGCGTCGCCGAAGGGCTGGCCTTCCTCCACCAGATTGCCACCATCCACCTCGATATTTCTTCGGGTAATGTCTTCCTTGACTCGCACTACAACGCGCTTCTTGGCGAAGTTGAGATCTCCAAGCTGCTGGACCCTTCAAAGGGCACTGCCAGCATCAGCGCGGTAGCTGGCACATTTGGTTATATACCTCCAG AGTATGCCTACTCAATGCAGGTTACTGTACCAGGAAATGTGTACAGCTTCGGGGTACTGCTGTTGGAGATCCTGACGTCCAAGATGCCGGTGGACGAGGAGTTTGGCGAGGGTGTGGACCTTGtcaagtgggtgcactctgcgccgGAGAGGGGGGAGACGCCGGAGCAGATCATGGACCCGAGGCTGAGCACCGTGTCGTTTGCGTGGCGGAGGCAGATGCTCGCCGTGCTCAAGGTCGCGATGCTATGCACGGAGCGCGCCCCGGCGAAGCGGCCCAAGATGAAGAAGGCTGTAGAGATGCTGCAGGAGGCCAAGAACAGCTGA